One genomic window of Sporosarcina ureae includes the following:
- a CDS encoding DUF58 domain-containing protein gives MIWTLLISVVWLLFTLAFFIFTTTHFALLFAAGSFLLWLWLVLSVYLVKGKIQCEIITANEIYKNEQMSYQLRVQNTSRLPVTQLQIHLVIEHIFTGRQESHQHNLSIPAKSTKEFSFVLPQKYMGQVTIRINQLTIKDSFTFFRSMQKMDTQSAMLIMPNPYFLKLQRIEQNQHVLQTPGIIPMKKIAGEELAELSVYRPGDSVKQIHWKLSSKVDELFVKQHETLTGNAVMMTIDFTSFTNRVTLYDEFIETFSALLYSYVAGDHEVHLLVDHSTGEQLTIDNERGAANAIKEVLTRSAAQLSMSDEQWKKLRRTYPSCIVLTTNSARSIEYQTIVISDQKEGSVA, from the coding sequence ATGATATGGACATTACTCATTAGCGTCGTGTGGCTACTGTTTACGCTTGCGTTTTTCATCTTCACGACGACGCATTTCGCTCTATTATTCGCAGCTGGTTCGTTTCTTTTATGGCTGTGGCTCGTGTTAAGCGTCTATCTCGTCAAAGGAAAAATCCAGTGCGAGATCATCACGGCGAATGAAATTTATAAAAATGAACAAATGAGCTATCAACTGCGCGTACAAAATACAAGTCGCTTACCTGTTACACAACTACAAATACATCTCGTCATCGAGCATATATTTACTGGTAGACAAGAAAGTCACCAGCACAACTTGTCCATCCCAGCGAAAAGTACGAAAGAGTTTTCATTCGTGCTGCCGCAGAAATATATGGGGCAAGTGACTATACGAATCAACCAACTGACAATCAAAGACAGTTTCACGTTTTTCCGTTCGATGCAGAAAATGGATACGCAATCCGCGATGTTGATCATGCCGAATCCGTATTTCCTGAAACTTCAACGCATCGAGCAAAATCAACATGTGCTGCAAACGCCGGGCATCATCCCGATGAAGAAGATCGCTGGCGAAGAGCTAGCGGAGTTGTCAGTGTATAGACCGGGCGACTCGGTCAAGCAAATTCACTGGAAATTATCAAGTAAAGTGGATGAGTTATTCGTCAAACAGCATGAAACGCTGACAGGAAATGCCGTCATGATGACGATCGATTTTACATCGTTTACCAATCGCGTGACGCTATACGACGAATTTATCGAGACGTTTTCCGCTCTGCTTTATTCCTATGTTGCAGGCGATCACGAAGTCCACCTTCTAGTGGATCATTCGACAGGTGAGCAGTTGACGATCGACAATGAACGGGGGGCAGCGAACGCGATAAAAGAAGTGTTGACGAGAAGTGCCGCGCAACTTTCGATGTCAGATGAACAGTGGAAGAAGCTCAGACGAACCTATCCAAGCTGTATCGTATTGACGACCAATAGTGCGCGTAGTATCGAATATCAGACGATCGTGATCTCAGATCAGAAGGAGGGATCAGTCGCATGA
- a CDS encoding ABC transporter ATP-binding protein — translation MAILTVENLNFHYEEHHVLQDISFSIKRGEFVTLFGPTGSGKSTLLKMVKREMRPNGKLSGTVYFNGEKIDELPVSTTATAIGYMMQNPDEQMVMEKVWQELAFGLENMSVSTEDMQQKIAEVASFFGIQNWLHNSISDLSGGQKQLVNLAAVLAMEPDILLLDEPTSQLDPIAASEFLTLLEKINRELGMTILIVEHRLEELLPVCDRVLFMENGSLLYDTSPKAIGNLLLEHPMLDALTTAMRVYYKLGFRDETPITVREGMDFIRQYPPAILPMGPVKKKHPPLITVKDVYFRYNRKSDDLLADMTFTVHRGEIFTIVGGNGVGKSTLLKLLAGLHKPYTGKVWLDNVVPDKWKGNIVLLPQNPQALFMHSTVKEELIHAVPVQKLPKEQRESAVSGMMQQLRIEHVAKRNPFDLSGGEQQKTALAKLLLHKPDVLLLDEPTKGMDVMSKQEVTELIRTLQKQNITTIIVTHDIEFAAEVSTRVGMLFDKSLIAINNPKTFFTSNRFYTTAASKIARGLFPYAITAEDIVDAVNLHNRRN, via the coding sequence ATGGCGATACTTACAGTCGAAAATCTAAACTTCCATTATGAAGAACACCATGTGTTGCAAGACATTAGCTTTTCGATTAAGCGAGGAGAATTCGTAACGCTTTTCGGTCCCACCGGTTCAGGAAAGTCTACGTTATTGAAAATGGTGAAGCGGGAAATGCGACCGAACGGTAAACTAAGCGGCACGGTGTATTTTAACGGCGAAAAAATCGATGAACTGCCTGTGTCGACTACAGCGACTGCTATTGGCTACATGATGCAAAATCCAGATGAACAAATGGTCATGGAGAAAGTGTGGCAAGAGTTGGCATTCGGTCTCGAGAATATGAGTGTATCGACGGAAGACATGCAGCAGAAAATCGCTGAAGTCGCCAGTTTCTTTGGTATCCAAAACTGGTTGCATAACAGTATTAGTGATTTATCAGGCGGGCAGAAACAACTTGTCAATCTAGCGGCAGTGCTTGCGATGGAGCCGGATATTTTATTGCTTGACGAACCGACTTCTCAACTCGATCCCATTGCGGCTTCTGAGTTTTTGACACTGCTTGAGAAAATCAATCGCGAACTCGGCATGACGATTTTAATCGTGGAGCATCGGCTAGAAGAATTATTACCGGTGTGCGATCGAGTGTTGTTCATGGAAAACGGCTCGCTTCTATATGACACGTCGCCTAAAGCAATCGGCAACTTGTTGCTAGAACATCCGATGCTCGACGCACTCACGACCGCGATGCGTGTCTATTATAAGCTCGGCTTCCGTGATGAGACGCCGATTACGGTGCGCGAAGGGATGGATTTCATTCGGCAATATCCACCGGCAATTTTGCCAATGGGTCCCGTGAAAAAAAAGCATCCACCGCTCATTACAGTGAAAGATGTGTATTTTCGATACAATCGCAAGAGTGATGATCTACTCGCCGATATGACATTCACCGTACATCGTGGCGAAATTTTTACGATTGTCGGTGGCAATGGAGTCGGCAAGTCTACGTTATTGAAATTGCTCGCTGGACTGCATAAGCCATATACCGGAAAGGTGTGGTTGGATAACGTCGTGCCGGATAAGTGGAAAGGCAATATCGTCTTATTGCCGCAAAACCCGCAAGCTTTATTCATGCATTCAACGGTGAAAGAAGAGCTGATTCACGCGGTTCCTGTGCAGAAATTGCCGAAAGAACAGAGAGAATCCGCTGTGTCCGGTATGATGCAGCAGCTACGTATCGAACATGTAGCAAAGCGAAATCCATTCGATTTAAGTGGTGGAGAGCAGCAGAAGACAGCGCTTGCGAAATTATTATTGCATAAACCAGATGTTTTATTGCTCGACGAGCCGACAAAAGGCATGGATGTCATGTCCAAACAAGAGGTGACGGAGTTGATCCGAACGCTTCAAAAACAGAACATCACGACGATTATTGTGACACATGATATTGAATTTGCAGCAGAAGTATCTACACGGGTCGGCATGCTGTTCGATAAATCACTTATCGCGATCAATAATCCAAAAACCTTTTTCACATCCAATCGCTTCTACACAACCGCCGCCAGCAAAATCGCACGCGGATTATTCCCATATGCCATCACAGCGGAAGACATCGTGGACGCGGTGAACTTACACAACAGGAGGAACTAA
- a CDS encoding prenyltransferase/squalene oxidase repeat-containing protein codes for MRNVYAWLVTIVMMTAVLWPSVALATPEKEDSLLHTIEQIIAWKKQDEKIAESAPLLSKPFLAHAGNTNGDWYPVGLGRIGYPDDYQAYLAVIKNHVIERYKTKDQLSDMKATEWHRISLAILAAGGDPTAIGNINLIADGTYNRGLKTSLGAQGINGWIWGLITLDSMRYKVPDDADMTRTEIIEEILSLQLEDGGFSFYQDEAETDMTAMAIQALSPYYQSTEEFSYRQKDTGKNVTKTIHTIVDEALAKLSDMQTSTGGYGTLHDENAESAAQVLVALTSLGIHPNEDERFKKGDHTLLDFIMDYQMEDGGFVHAKTYNADNPSSLPDESNSMASEQVLYALVSLYRLENGYRSIYDFRPENPQEMKRQMTKLMEDIQAIHEQTDAKRLQQLLDTYENFPIEERSYVYNFHTLAEAAKKQSMPLDLPAFSEAYEVYTKGAGTIAPIYQEQTAPRSITEQDVERIDAIPTPLTTEPYIDVVSLIDQFEQADNKGDFEKQLVQLYEYKEEMEKIEAEIQRINEDVLDQLYPFNELTSKDQDNVDAILKRFNALSLYDQGKVLNYEDLKKSKTQIDNAVRAQRISWALGIVAVGLLIVVLLRIKKRRRQRD; via the coding sequence ATGAGAAATGTCTATGCATGGCTAGTGACGATCGTGATGATGACGGCGGTATTATGGCCGTCCGTTGCGCTCGCGACACCTGAAAAAGAAGATTCGCTGTTGCACACAATTGAACAAATTATTGCGTGGAAAAAGCAAGATGAAAAGATCGCAGAGTCTGCCCCCTTACTAAGCAAACCGTTTCTTGCGCATGCGGGTAATACAAATGGTGACTGGTATCCGGTGGGCCTCGGCCGCATTGGATATCCTGACGATTACCAGGCGTATCTCGCGGTCATCAAGAATCATGTCATCGAACGCTATAAAACGAAAGATCAGCTAAGCGATATGAAAGCGACAGAATGGCACCGGATTTCATTGGCGATCTTGGCAGCGGGCGGTGACCCGACAGCTATTGGGAATATCAACTTGATCGCAGACGGAACATATAATCGTGGTTTGAAAACTTCGTTGGGCGCACAAGGGATCAATGGCTGGATCTGGGGGCTGATCACGCTCGACAGTATGCGCTATAAAGTGCCCGATGACGCGGATATGACAAGAACCGAGATTATCGAAGAAATTCTCTCCCTGCAACTTGAAGATGGCGGGTTTTCGTTTTACCAAGACGAAGCAGAGACCGATATGACCGCCATGGCAATCCAAGCACTCTCGCCATATTATCAAAGCACGGAAGAATTCAGCTATAGACAAAAAGATACAGGAAAGAATGTCACGAAAACCATTCATACCATCGTTGACGAAGCACTCGCAAAGTTGTCTGATATGCAAACGTCCACTGGAGGCTATGGCACGCTACATGACGAAAATGCCGAAAGTGCGGCACAAGTACTCGTTGCGCTAACATCACTCGGTATCCATCCGAATGAAGACGAACGCTTCAAGAAAGGCGATCATACCTTGCTGGATTTCATCATGGACTACCAAATGGAAGATGGCGGATTTGTCCATGCTAAAACGTATAACGCAGATAATCCATCTTCTTTACCGGATGAATCGAACTCGATGGCTTCTGAACAAGTACTCTATGCATTGGTATCGCTCTACCGACTCGAAAACGGTTATCGTTCCATCTATGATTTCCGCCCTGAAAATCCGCAAGAGATGAAGCGACAAATGACGAAGCTGATGGAAGACATTCAGGCTATCCATGAACAGACCGACGCCAAACGGCTTCAGCAATTGCTCGATACATATGAAAACTTCCCGATAGAGGAACGGTCCTATGTCTACAACTTCCATACGCTCGCGGAAGCTGCAAAAAAGCAGTCCATGCCACTTGATCTTCCAGCATTCAGCGAGGCTTATGAAGTATACACGAAGGGCGCCGGCACGATTGCACCGATCTATCAAGAGCAAACCGCTCCACGGAGTATTACCGAACAAGATGTAGAGAGAATTGATGCGATTCCTACACCTCTGACGACAGAGCCGTATATTGACGTCGTTTCACTGATCGACCAGTTCGAACAAGCAGATAATAAAGGCGACTTTGAAAAACAATTGGTCCAACTATACGAATACAAAGAGGAGATGGAGAAAATTGAAGCCGAGATCCAACGTATCAATGAAGATGTACTCGATCAACTGTATCCATTCAATGAATTAACAAGCAAAGATCAAGACAACGTCGATGCGATTCTCAAGCGATTCAACGCACTGTCTCTCTATGATCAAGGAAAAGTCTTGAACTATGAAGACCTCAAGAAATCAAAAACGCAAATTGACAATGCCGTTCGAGCACAGCGCATTTCATGGGCGCTCGGAATCGTTGCAGTAGGTTTACTCATCGTAGTGCTACTGAGAATCAAAAAAAGAAGGCGTCAGAGAGATTAG
- a CDS encoding AAA family ATPase: MSNPSTHVLNEMKKVINGKDDVIQKVWMTFLAGGHVLLEDLPGVGKTTLAKAFSRVVGLDSNRIQFTPDVVASDVIGFTMFDKEKNEFVFKEGAVMCNLLLGDEINRTSSRTQAALLEAMQEKQVTVDGATYPLPAPFHVIATQNPYGTIGTQPLPSAQIDRFMTKLSVGYPDFEDQVDMLRNRQQAEPLSSLTQIITKNELLALQHQVQNLFIHDEILRYVTALTEKTRNHPSIHQGISPRGALALCQMAKAHAFLQQRDYVIPEDVHAVWLPTSRHRIVMSSVPGTEQEQDTLLEKLLQSVATPDQAMLATF, from the coding sequence ATGAGCAATCCATCAACACACGTACTGAATGAAATGAAAAAGGTGATTAACGGTAAAGACGACGTCATCCAAAAAGTGTGGATGACGTTCCTAGCCGGAGGACATGTATTGCTAGAAGATTTACCAGGAGTCGGGAAAACGACACTCGCGAAAGCATTCAGCCGAGTCGTCGGTCTCGATTCGAACCGCATCCAGTTCACACCGGATGTCGTCGCGTCTGACGTCATCGGATTCACGATGTTCGACAAAGAGAAAAACGAATTTGTCTTTAAAGAAGGCGCGGTTATGTGCAACTTATTGCTCGGCGATGAAATTAACCGGACGTCTTCGAGAACGCAAGCAGCGCTCCTTGAAGCGATGCAAGAGAAACAAGTGACAGTGGACGGCGCAACCTATCCGCTGCCAGCACCGTTTCACGTCATCGCGACGCAAAATCCGTACGGTACAATCGGTACACAACCACTACCGAGCGCGCAAATTGACCGTTTCATGACCAAGTTGAGCGTAGGATATCCCGATTTTGAAGACCAAGTAGACATGCTGAGAAATCGTCAGCAGGCAGAACCATTGTCCTCACTCACTCAAATCATTACGAAAAATGAATTGCTTGCGCTGCAACACCAAGTACAGAACCTGTTCATTCACGATGAAATCTTGCGCTACGTCACGGCACTCACCGAGAAAACGAGAAATCACCCGTCGATCCATCAAGGAATTAGCCCACGTGGCGCACTTGCTCTATGTCAGATGGCGAAAGCGCATGCCTTCTTACAACAACGCGATTACGTCATTCCGGAAGATGTCCACGCTGTGTGGTTGCCGACGAGCCGACACCGCATCGTCATGTCGAGCGTGCCAGGTACTGAACAGGAGCAGGATACGCTACTCGAAAAATTACTGCAAAGTGTTGCCACGCCCGACCAAGCAATGCTTGCAACATTTTAA
- a CDS encoding HEAT repeat domain-containing protein: MKQFETALPEQYETLKKQANYTSSWRDRLEAVNILSDYQHDKIIDLLKNRMQHDTVHQVQVAAYEALTAFGEVVEKPSPARFDIIKNTDKIFLRVKKSLPKDHTVADFADKLKRMRVDVFDAYEGDKGVEFMNWLEERWAKL; this comes from the coding sequence TTGAAACAATTTGAAACAGCATTACCCGAGCAGTATGAAACATTAAAAAAACAGGCCAATTATACGTCTAGCTGGCGAGATCGTTTGGAAGCAGTCAACATATTATCGGATTATCAACATGACAAAATCATAGATTTATTAAAAAATCGTATGCAGCATGATACTGTCCACCAGGTGCAAGTAGCTGCCTATGAAGCACTTACCGCATTTGGCGAGGTTGTAGAAAAGCCATCTCCTGCACGTTTTGATATTATCAAAAACACAGACAAGATCTTCCTTCGCGTCAAAAAGAGCTTGCCGAAGGACCATACGGTGGCAGACTTTGCGGATAAACTAAAACGGATGCGTGTAGATGTCTTTGATGCATATGAAGGCGACAAAGGTGTAGAATTTATGAATTGGTTAGAGGAACGTTGGGCAAAGCTGTAA
- a CDS encoding endonuclease V has translation MNIQDIHPLSTDKKKWNAIQTCLKEKISMVNRLTATDIKFIAGVDVAYWEDEGIEWGVCSIIVMDYATKAVIEETTSTGIVAVPYLPGYLAFRELPLVIEAAKKLTFTPDLFMFDGNGYLHPRNMGIATHASFFLNRPTIGIAKSYLKIANAEFEMPENRAGSYVEIVINREIYGRVLRTHQDVKPIFVSCGNYIDLPTATTITKELLNSESRLPIPVRLADLATRENRRRLRDNK, from the coding sequence ATAAACATACAGGATATCCATCCGCTATCAACCGACAAAAAGAAATGGAATGCCATTCAAACCTGTTTAAAAGAAAAGATAAGTATGGTAAATAGATTGACTGCTACTGATATCAAGTTCATTGCGGGCGTCGATGTAGCTTACTGGGAGGATGAAGGAATTGAGTGGGGTGTTTGTAGCATAATCGTCATGGACTATGCTACAAAGGCGGTTATTGAAGAAACAACTAGCACCGGAATTGTCGCAGTCCCTTATCTACCAGGATATTTGGCATTTCGGGAGCTTCCCTTGGTTATTGAAGCGGCCAAAAAGCTCACATTTACGCCAGATCTATTTATGTTCGATGGCAATGGTTATTTGCATCCGAGAAATATGGGAATCGCAACTCATGCTTCTTTCTTTCTAAATAGACCAACTATCGGCATCGCCAAAAGTTACTTGAAAATAGCTAATGCCGAATTTGAAATGCCTGAAAATAGGGCAGGCTCGTATGTAGAGATAGTCATAAATAGGGAGATATACGGCAGGGTTTTACGGACACATCAAGATGTAAAACCTATATTTGTTTCATGTGGGAACTATATAGACTTACCAACAGCAACTACTATTACTAAGGAATTACTAAATAGTGAAAGTCGATTACCCATACCGGTGAGGCTGGCAGATTTGGCAACAAGGGAAAATAGAAGACGGCTACGGGATAATAAATGA
- a CDS encoding transglutaminase domain-containing protein yields MKWLDGVVAYSVLLAAFFVIRAMLFPEMSSVPALILVLLWMVARILWKQRGGDIVLIASVIVSLIFLSTYIDDVKRTINALFITLSEHKHIYMDLLSVNETTSWLNGMILGQIALLIGSAIYYAIANQKRWIPVALAIVIWSMQLLLGTSPALILDILFFAALILALLYMNQLTVHWWKRIAIVPISLVMLMFTYTVINENGNEEFTGSSKMEDTVRYQGEKLRYFKGEEPVLTAGNFDRLSTFTPGDYTALKVAMENPSPLYLKGFVGSTYTPSGWKEIDGEAYREEKSLLEALEKEDFTGAKQLSLAAKSSLPEEYEEAKLVIQNVAASSRYIYAPYELAELDDQLVRSKQADALHATGIFGRRTVEMHYMLTPYTDYPQIANALYKTKDTDYLRRESYYNQYVYNEYLSVPQDSLNVLRNHMDEGVVDSETRLPYEQTIQEVERFLAQSMSYNEHAEPIKDQDFLTGILEKSKEGYSVHYATVATLAFRMLGTPARYAEGYIVGLDDVKDLQSFSEINVSEKNAHAWTEIYVDMVGWVPIEVTPGYAKKMPDINKQDYPAAGADLPDANSGSTAEPEPNDTTEVQQDQDKPEDAKQVNPNTTIWFWMNLIIALVIFILLLLYFLRKRKRQQKLQVKDHRVAVVHHVQLMVQMLEKEQVVAKLPSFETVPEAVGKIDPRLRQDFEDGLKIYQKAMYSPHGVTHEERAEVETLFAHVHTAVKKSKKGLKKLRFIVRYP; encoded by the coding sequence ATGAAATGGCTAGATGGAGTAGTTGCGTATAGTGTTCTCCTAGCGGCATTCTTCGTAATCCGTGCAATGCTGTTTCCTGAGATGAGTAGCGTGCCTGCGCTCATTCTCGTCTTGCTGTGGATGGTCGCACGTATACTATGGAAACAGCGTGGCGGCGACATCGTCTTGATTGCGAGCGTGATCGTTAGTTTGATTTTCTTGTCAACGTACATAGACGACGTGAAACGAACGATCAACGCGTTGTTCATCACACTCTCAGAACACAAACATATCTATATGGATCTATTGTCTGTCAATGAAACGACTTCGTGGCTAAACGGCATGATTCTTGGTCAAATTGCTTTGCTAATCGGCAGTGCCATTTATTACGCCATTGCGAATCAAAAGCGTTGGATTCCTGTTGCGCTCGCTATCGTGATTTGGTCGATGCAATTACTACTTGGCACATCACCCGCATTGATCCTCGATATTCTATTTTTCGCGGCACTGATTCTGGCATTACTGTATATGAATCAACTAACTGTACACTGGTGGAAACGCATAGCGATCGTGCCTATTTCATTAGTCATGCTGATGTTCACGTATACGGTGATCAATGAAAATGGTAATGAAGAATTTACGGGCAGCTCGAAAATGGAAGATACTGTACGGTATCAAGGCGAGAAGTTACGCTATTTTAAAGGTGAAGAACCTGTGCTGACAGCTGGCAACTTCGATCGGCTTTCCACGTTTACACCGGGCGATTATACCGCGTTAAAAGTCGCGATGGAAAATCCGAGTCCGCTGTATTTGAAAGGATTCGTCGGTTCGACTTACACGCCGAGTGGTTGGAAGGAAATCGATGGGGAAGCGTATAGGGAAGAGAAGTCTCTGCTTGAAGCGCTAGAGAAAGAAGATTTCACCGGAGCGAAACAATTGAGTTTGGCAGCGAAAAGTAGTTTGCCGGAAGAGTACGAAGAAGCGAAACTCGTCATTCAAAACGTCGCTGCATCCAGTCGCTATATTTACGCACCGTATGAATTAGCGGAGTTGGATGATCAGCTTGTCCGTTCCAAACAAGCCGACGCGCTACATGCGACAGGGATATTCGGCAGACGTACAGTGGAAATGCACTATATGCTGACACCGTACACCGATTATCCGCAAATCGCGAATGCGTTGTACAAAACAAAAGACACCGACTATTTACGTCGTGAAAGTTATTATAACCAATACGTCTATAACGAATATCTCTCGGTGCCGCAAGACAGTTTGAATGTGCTGCGCAACCATATGGACGAAGGTGTAGTCGATTCAGAAACGCGTTTACCGTACGAACAAACGATTCAGGAAGTGGAACGTTTCCTCGCACAGTCGATGAGTTATAACGAACATGCCGAACCGATAAAAGACCAGGATTTCCTGACAGGGATTTTGGAAAAGTCGAAAGAAGGTTATTCCGTTCATTATGCGACAGTTGCTACATTGGCATTCAGAATGCTTGGCACGCCTGCGCGTTATGCGGAAGGCTATATCGTCGGACTGGATGACGTGAAAGATTTACAGTCATTCAGTGAAATCAACGTCAGCGAGAAAAATGCCCATGCCTGGACAGAAATCTACGTCGATATGGTCGGCTGGGTGCCGATTGAAGTGACGCCGGGGTATGCTAAAAAAATGCCGGACATCAATAAACAAGACTATCCAGCAGCAGGTGCTGATTTACCGGATGCAAACAGCGGAAGTACGGCTGAACCTGAACCGAATGACACGACAGAAGTGCAACAAGATCAAGATAAGCCTGAAGACGCAAAGCAAGTGAATCCGAACACTACTATATGGTTCTGGATGAATCTCATCATTGCGTTAGTTATATTCATCCTATTATTGCTGTACTTCTTAAGAAAAAGAAAACGTCAGCAAAAACTTCAAGTGAAAGATCATCGAGTAGCCGTTGTACATCATGTTCAGCTCATGGTGCAGATGCTTGAAAAAGAACAAGTTGTCGCGAAGCTGCCTTCATTTGAAACAGTACCTGAAGCAGTTGGCAAAATCGATCCGCGACTTCGACAAGACTTCGAGGATGGATTGAAAATCTATCAAAAGGCTATGTACAGTCCACACGGCGTGACCCATGAAGAACGGGCGGAAGTAGAAACGTTATTTGCGCACGTTCATACTGCGGTGAAGAAATCGAAAAAAGGGTTGAAGAAGTTACGATTTATCGTACGTTATCCATAA
- a CDS encoding energy-coupling factor transporter transmembrane component T — translation MSAFSNFHPILLLVYVTVVLVTMFSSFHPIIVALAMTGGILYFFMLHGVRSASKDLIYYFFVFLLIAAAYPSYVHNGFTPLFFLNDHAVTLEAVTKGLVVAGAVVATSFWTKSYFEIFTTNKVLAVLTNVSANLGILVSMLWRFIPLFKITWREKQMAQRGIGYYKVGSRVEKLRRAFALWRQTLVQTAEFVFVKPDVMKARGYGITKERTQYKMMRFTKRDGILTAGLVLFLLYYIGYFTQHQTQYYPKISEQTLGAGHYVVIGLLMLLPFIYEAKESVKWRYLQSKI, via the coding sequence ATGAGCGCATTCTCAAACTTTCACCCTATATTGCTACTTGTCTACGTAACAGTTGTTTTGGTCACGATGTTCAGCTCGTTTCATCCCATCATCGTGGCACTGGCCATGACCGGAGGCATTCTGTATTTCTTCATGCTGCACGGTGTACGGTCTGCTAGTAAAGATCTGATCTATTATTTTTTCGTCTTCCTACTAATTGCCGCAGCTTATCCATCTTATGTCCATAACGGTTTCACTCCGTTGTTTTTCCTTAATGACCATGCGGTAACGCTTGAAGCCGTGACGAAAGGACTCGTCGTTGCGGGAGCCGTAGTCGCAACCAGTTTCTGGACAAAGAGTTATTTCGAGATTTTCACAACGAATAAAGTACTCGCCGTACTGACGAACGTGTCCGCAAACCTCGGCATCCTCGTTTCCATGTTGTGGCGATTCATTCCGTTATTCAAAATAACATGGCGTGAAAAGCAAATGGCACAACGCGGGATCGGCTATTACAAAGTAGGAAGCAGAGTGGAAAAACTTCGCCGCGCGTTCGCATTGTGGCGGCAGACGCTCGTTCAGACAGCGGAGTTTGTCTTTGTGAAGCCAGATGTCATGAAGGCACGAGGATATGGAATCACGAAAGAAAGAACGCAGTATAAGATGATGCGGTTCACGAAACGAGACGGAATATTGACGGCTGGACTCGTTCTGTTTCTTCTGTACTACATCGGATACTTTACGCAACACCAAACGCAGTATTACCCGAAGATCAGTGAACAGACGCTAGGCGCAGGACATTATGTGGTTATCGGTTTGCTGATGCTATTACCGTTTATCTATGAAGCGAAGGAGAGTGTCAAATGGCGATACTTACAGTCGAAAATCTAA
- a CDS encoding DUF4430 domain-containing protein: MKKDLLAVAFILFIVGWLVTGTKIQSVEEYYLTHIDEITEDSETVTLEIRSDTVLDSMDKLKPGLEKYVEPDGEILEKTEYVLRSGDTAFELLNRATRHHRIPMEYQGADYNIYNSIYVQGINYLYEFNCGPLSGWMYKVNGEFPSRGVSQYELQDGDEVEFHYTCDVGRDLDGYIRK, encoded by the coding sequence ATGAAGAAAGATCTATTAGCCGTAGCATTCATCCTCTTTATCGTTGGGTGGCTCGTCACGGGAACGAAGATTCAATCGGTGGAAGAGTATTACTTGACCCATATCGACGAAATTACGGAAGACTCGGAGACGGTGACACTTGAGATACGCAGTGACACCGTCCTGGATTCCATGGACAAGTTGAAACCGGGTCTCGAGAAATATGTAGAACCAGACGGCGAAATCCTTGAGAAAACGGAGTATGTGCTGCGCAGTGGTGATACCGCATTTGAACTACTCAATCGCGCGACACGCCATCATCGCATCCCGATGGAGTACCAAGGAGCGGACTACAATATATACAACAGTATTTACGTCCAAGGCATTAACTATTTATATGAGTTTAATTGTGGTCCGTTAAGTGGCTGGATGTATAAAGTGAACGGCGAATTTCCGAGCCGTGGCGTCAGTCAATACGAACTGCAAGACGGTGATGAAGTGGAGTTCCATTACACATGTGATGTAGGTAGAGATCTAGATGGCTACATACGAAAATAA